GCCGTCCGGCTCCTCACCGAGCGGCTGTCCGCCCTGAACGCCGAGATCGAGGAGATACGCGGCCGCGTGGAGGCCGCCGCCGCCCGGGGCGTCGAATGGGTGTTCCTGGTGGAGGAGCGGTACCGGGCCGCACTGCTGGAAGCCGAGTGCCGCTTCGTCGACGAGCTGATCGAGGCGATGCGGCGCCCGGACTACGTCCGCAAGTGGAGAGAGCAGTTCGGGAGTCGAACATGACCGCAGCGAACACGGCACTGGTCATCGGCGGCGGGATCGCCGGACCGGCCACCGCGATGGCGCTCCGCAAGGCGGGGATCGAGGCCACGGTCTACGAGGCGTACCCGAGCGCGGCCGACGGCGTGGGCGTCACGCTGACGATCGCGCCGAACGGGCTCGCCGCGCTCAGGACGATCGGGGCGGAGGACGCCGTCCTCGGCCTCGGCCAGCCGCTGACCCGGTCGCGGATGTACGACGGGCGCGGCGGGAGGCTCGGGGAGATGCCCGGCCTCGCGGGGTTGCCGCCGAGCCGCGGGCTGTGGCGCCACGAGCTGTGCCGCGCCCTGCTCGAGACCGCCGAGGCCCAGGGGGTCCGCGTCGAGTACGGCAAGCGGCTCGTGGACGCCGAGGACTCGGCGGACGGCGTCACCGCGCGGTTCGCCGACGGGACCAGCGAGACCGCCGACGTGCTGGTCGGCGCCGACGGCATCCGCTCCGCCGTGCGCCGGCTGGTCGACCCGGCCGCGCCGGAGCCGCACGCGTCGCGGCTGCTCAACTTCGGGGCGGCCGCGGACATCGCGGTGCCCGCCGACCGCGAGTCGGCGTACTTCGTCTTCGGCGCCCGCGGCTTCTTCGGCTACTGGGTGCAGCCGGACGACCGCACCGCCTGGTTCGCGAACCTGCCGCACGAGAGGCCGCTGTCGGCGGCGGAGGCGCGCGCGACGTCCAAGGCCGACTGGCTCGCGCGGCTCCGCGACCTGTACGCGGAGGACACGCCCTGCCGCGACGTCCTCGCGCACACGAAGGCCGACGACCTGGTCGTCCTCGGCTCGATGGAGAGCATGCCGAAGCTGCCGACATGGCACCGGGGGAGGATGGTCCTCGTCGGGGACGCCGCGCACGCGCCGTCGTCCAGCACCGGGCAGGGCGCCTCGCTGGCCGTCGAGAGCGCGGTGCAGCTCGCGCGCTGCCTGCGCGACCTGCCCGATGCGCGGAGCGCCTTCACCGCCTACGAGCGCCTGCGGCGCGCCCGCGTGGAGAAGGTCATCGACCGGGGCGAAAGGACCAACGGGAGCAAGACTCTGGGCCCGGTCGCCAAGAAGATGATGAAGCTGATGATGCCCCTCATGACGCGGACGTTCCTCAGCCCGGAGAGGATGCTGGGCGCCGAGCAGCGCTACGCCATCGACTGGGACGCCCCGGTGGCCGCACCGGAGAAGGCGGCCGTCTGATCCCCACGCCGGGGCGTCCGCCGTTCACGCCGGGGTGAAGGTGTGCGTCTCGCCCCGGTCGACGTAGGTGACATCGGCCGCCGAACCCCGGCGTTCCAGTTCACGGCGGAAATCGTCGAGTGACGAACTGAATACGGTGTAGTCGTCGAAGTGGACGGGGACGGCGTTGCCGGGCCGGATCGTTTCCAGAAGATCGGCGCCTTGGGCGGCGTCCATGGTGACGATGAGCCCGCCGGGCAGTTTGGTCCCGCCCAAGTGAAGGACGGCGAGATCGATGTCGCGGTAGCGGCGGGCGATCTGCTGGATTCCGTCGAACATCAGGGTGTCGCCGGTGATGTAGAGGCGGAACTGGATCTCGCCCGTGACCGGCCCGAATTCGAGAAGGGATCCCATCACCGGGGGAAGGATCATCTTCGCCGGGCCGCGGGCGTGCCGGCCCGGCAGCGCGGTGACGCGCAGCATGGCGCCCTTCTTGACGAGGGTGTGCGACTCCCACGTGCGGAGCCCGACCGCGTGCCGGAAACGCTGCCTGCCCTGGAGGCGGCGTGCCGCGGCGGGCGTGGTGACCACGGGCAGGCCGCGGTCCAGCCTGGCGCGGGCGACCCGGTCCCAGTGGTCGCCGTGCAGATGGGACAGGACGACGGCGTCCAGCAGCGGCAGCTCCTCGATGCGGAGCGCCGGCTCGGTCAGGCGTTTCGTGAACAGCCCTTTTCCCAGGTAGGCGCGCTGGCCGCGGCGCAGGAAATTGGGATCGGTGAGCAGGGTGAACGGGCCGCACCGCAGGAGCGTCGTCGCATTGCCGACGAACTGCATCGTGAGCTGCCGCAGCGCGAGATCCGGTGCAGTCTTCATGGCTGTTCCTTCCCCGATGGTCGCGATTGGCCCGTGATGCCCCTGTGAAGGAAGACGAATCCTTGCCGTAGCCGGTCCCTGCGGAACCGTCGCAGGGAAGCACCGCTTGTTTCATAATTCGTGCATCACAAGTTGCGGCGACGGAGGCGAACGGTGAGCGAGATCGAGCAGGCGCCACCAGGTGTGGACATCACGATCCCGAGTCCGGCCCGGATGTACGACTACTACCTGGGCGGCACGGACAACTACGAGGTCGACCGCAAGGCGGCGGAGGCGATCCGCGAGAAGATGCCGGAACTGGAGGACGCGGCCTGGGCGAACCGGGGGTTCCTTCAGCGTTCGGTGCGGTGGCTCGCCGAGCACGGCGTCCGGCAGTTCCTCGACATCGGCGCCGGGCTGCCCACGATGAACAACACGCACGACGCGGCCCAGGCGGTGGCTCCCGACGCCAAGGTCGTGTACGTCGACAACGACCCGATCGTCCAGATCCACGCGAACGCCCTGCTGGAAGGAGTCACGGGGACGGCCTTCATCACGGCCGACTTCCGCGACATCGACAGCGTCCTCGGCCATGAGGACACCCTGGCGACGATCGACTTCGACAAGCCCGTCGCGCTGCTGCTGCTGGCGGTCACCCACTTCATGCCGGACGAGGACGACCCCTGGGGCTTGATCCGCCAGTACATGGACCGGTTCGTCCCCGGCAGCTATCTGGCGCTGTCGTCCGCCACGACCGACCGGCAGTCCGAGAAGGCGGTCGGCGCGATCAACGAGACCTACGCGCGCTCCACGTCCAGCGCCCACATGCGGACGCGCGAGGAGATCGAGCGCTTCTTCGACGGGCTGGAGATCGTCCCGCCGTGGCAGGGCGCGGAGCCGAAGCTGGTCTACTTCGGCGAGTGGGGTGCCGAGGACCCCGAGGCCGCCGACAGTGATGGGTCACGCTGGGGTTACTGCGCTGTGGCCAAGAAGACAGAGTGACGGTGAGGAAACGAGGGTGAGGGCATGAGGAAGCCGACCGTGGCGGAACTGGGCGTCGATCCGGACACCCTGGACTGGAAGCGCTCGGGAACGGGCGAAGGTGTCATTGAGGTCGCTTTCGTTGGCGAATGGACACTTCTCCGCACATCGGGCGACCTCATCTCGGTCTTCGACGAGCACGAGTGGGCCTGCTTCCTGGACGGTGTCAAGAAGGGGGAGTTCGATCACGCGGCGTCCTGATCCGGGCATATTTGTGATTCACAAATTCGGAAGGCGTATGATGAAGCCGGCCGCATGTCAAGGGAGGTGGTTCCGGTGAGCGAGGCTTACGGGGCCACGATCGCGAAGCGGGCACTGGCGCGCCGCCTGCGGGAACTGCGCCTCGAAACCGGGTACACGGCCAACCAGGTGTGCGACAGGCTGAACTGGGGCCGCGGCAAGGTCGGGCGGTTCGAGGCCAACAACTGGGTGCGGCCCGAGCTGAGCGACATCCGCGACCTGGCGCGCATCTACGAGGGAAGCGACCTCGCCGAACTGGAGGCGCTCGCCAACCGCGCGCGGGAACGGGCCTGGTGGCGCGAGTACGCCGACGTGTTCGACAACGAGTTTCCCGGTTTCGAGGGCGACGCCGCGAGCATCCGGGTGATCATGCCGCTCGTCCTGCCCGGGCTGCTGCAGACCCTCCCGTACATGCAGGCCCTGCTGGCGTCGGGGTCCAGGCCGGCGGAGTGGCGGGAGCGGGCGCTGCGGGCGCGGCTGCGGCGCCAGCAGATCCTGGAGCGCGACGACGGCACCGCGCCCGAGCTGATCGCGGTGATCACCGAGGCGTCGCTGCTGTACGAGTGGGGCGACCCGGCCGACCGCCGCGCCCAGCTGCGCCACCTGCTGACGATGGGCGCGCGTTCCAACGTCGAGCTGCGGCTCCTGCGGCTGTCGGACGGCCTGCATCCCGGCATGGCGACCCTGGTCAACATCTTCCGCTTCCCCGGCGACGAGCCGCCCATGGTCTTCCTCGAGAACGACGCCGACATCCAGGAGATCGACACCCCCGGAAAAGTGGAGGCCTATGACCGCATCTTCGAGCAGATCCGCGCGGCGGCGCTGAGCCCCGACGACACCGCGGAGCACCTGGAGAAAATGATCGCGACGCTGGAGTAGGAGCGTATGGACCTCTCTCAGGCACGATGGTTCAAGGCCACCGCGAGTGCGAGCAGCAACGGAGGCTGTGTCGAGGTCGCCGACCTCGGGACGGCGACGGGGCTGCGCGACAGCAGGACGCCGGAGGCCGGGGCGCACGTGGTGGCCCGGTCGGCGTTCGCCTCGTTCCTCGCGGATGTGAGGGCCGGCCGGTACGACCGCTGAACCAGCGGCCATCGGCCTCCGTGATTCCGGGCCGGTAGGTCCGGGCCGGTCACGCGGGTGATCCGGGCCGCACACCAGGTCCCCCAGGGCGGCACCCCTGGGGGACCTTCACGTGTGCGGCCCTCTCTCAGGCGCCGTCAACGCTACAGCGCCGGCGCCGCCCGGTCCTCACCTCCGCCGGTACACGCTTACATCGCCGTCGTGAAGCGTAATTTGTAGGGCTATACGTGCATTGGTGAACGTCTCAATCGTGCCGGGGCGAGCTTCGTGGTGTGGCGGGTCTCACGCGCTCCGGTGTGCGAAACTAGATCTGTGAATCACACATAGCGAGTCGCGAACCATGGAGGTTCATGTCGCGATTGCCGGAATCGCGAAAATGACTCCGCGAGCTCTGAGGGTGGGCGTCATGACGGAGGCCGCAATGGCGGGCGGAATTCCCTGGAGGCTTGAGAACGGCGGATGCGCGGCCCTGCCCCTTCCGGGGGACGCGAGCATCGCGTCGGTCGCGCGGGCTCACGTTTCGAGCCTGCTCCCCGCACTCGGGCTGACCGTCACGGACGTCGACGACGTCTCCCTCATGGTCAGTGAGCTCGCCACCAACGTCCTCCAGCACGCCATCCCCCACGGCGGCTGCGCCAAGGCCGAACTCTGGGTGTACCAGCGCGGCGACGGGAACGGCCACGACGAACTGGTCGTCAAGGCGTTCGACACCCTCCGCGAGTGGCGCGGCGCCCCGGAGGCGTCCGGCCGGATGCGCGAGCACGGCCGCGGACTGGAGATCATCGACATCCTCGCCCGGGGACGGTGGGGGCACCACCCCTCGCGCTCCCGGCTCAGCTCGCCCGCCCTCCGCGGCAAGGCCACCTGGTTCGCCCTGCCGAACCCGCGGACCCGCATCGCGCGCTGCCGCCGTCACGCCCGCACGCCCGTCGGCGAGGCGCAGGCCGCGAAGGTCCTGCGCTCGCTGCTCGTCCAGCGCGGCATGAACCGGTTCACGGTCAGGCACGAACCCGGCGTCTCCGTCCTCTCCGCCGAAGACGACCTCACCGTGCGGTGCGAGGGGGGTACGTTCCGCTGGCACGCCCGCACCGGCGAGTGCGGCGAGCTTCCCGTCGCCGACATCACCGAGGTGTGCGAGCAGCTCGTCCGGCTGAGCGAGGCGATGGACGACGTCCACGTGGTCTGACCGTACGGGGGGGACGGTCAGACCACGTGGCCCCTCATCCTCCGGGGGCCGCGCCGAACCCTGTGCCGGACGCTGTGCCGGACGCTGTGCCGGACGCTGTGCCGGACGCTGTGCCGGACGCTGTGCCGGACGCTGTGCCGGACGCCGCGCCGGTCAGGCGGTCACGTCCGCGCGGACCCGCCGCGCCGCCTCCACCAGGTTCCGCAGGGACGCCTCCGTCTCCGGGTAGGCGCGGGTCTTCAGCCCGCAGTCGGGGTTGACCCACAGCCGCGACGGCTCCACCGCGCGCAGCGCGCGCCGCAGGTTCCGCTCCATCTCCTCGGCGGACGGCACGCGGGGTGAGTGGATGTCCCACACCCCCGGCCCGATGCCGTTCTCGTAGCCCGCGGCGCGCAGGTCGCTGACCAGCTCCATGTGCGAGCGGGCCGCCTCCACGCTGGTGACGTCGGCGTCCAGCTCCCCGATCGCGCCGATGATCTCGCCGAACTCCGAGTAGCACATGTGGGTGTGGATCTGGGTGGTGTCGGCGACGCCCGACGTCGCGAGCCGGAACGCGCCGACCGCCCACTCCAGGTAGGCGGGGCGGTCGGCGTCCCGCAGCGGCAGCATCTCCCGCAGCGCGGGCTCGTCGACCTGGATGATCCGGATCCCGGCCGCCTCCAGGTCGGCGATCTCGTCGCGCAGCGCCAGCGCGACCTGGCGGGCCGTCTCGGCGAGCGGCTGGTCGTCGCGGACGAACGACCAGGCCAGCATCGTCACCGGGCCGGTCAGCATCCCCTTCACCGGCCTGCTCGTCAGCGACTGCGCGTACGTCGCCCATTTCACGGTCATCGGCCTGGGGCGCGCCACGTCGCTGTGGAGGATCGGCGGGCGGACGTACCGCGTCCCGTACGACTGCACCCACCCGTGCTCGGTCGCGGCGTACCCGTCGAGCTGCTCGGCGAAGTACTGCACCATGTCGTTGCGCTCCGGCTCGCCGTGGACGAGCACGTCCAGCCCGAGCTCCTCCTGGAGCGCGATGACGCGGGCGATCTCGTCCTTCATCGCCCGCTCGTACTCCTCCTCGGTGATGCGGCCGGCGCGGCGGTCCGCGCGGACCCGGCGGATCTCCGGGGTCTGCGGGAACGAGCCGATCGTCGTCGTGGCCAGGTCCGGCAGGCCGAGCGCCTCCCGCTGCGCGGCGAACCGGGCGGAGCGGTCGCCCCGCCGCGCGTCACCGAGCGAATCGAGGCGCTCCCGGACGGACGCGTCGACCTTCCCTGCCGCGGGC
The sequence above is drawn from the Actinomadura hallensis genome and encodes:
- a CDS encoding ATP-binding protein translates to MTEAAMAGGIPWRLENGGCAALPLPGDASIASVARAHVSSLLPALGLTVTDVDDVSLMVSELATNVLQHAIPHGGCAKAELWVYQRGDGNGHDELVVKAFDTLREWRGAPEASGRMREHGRGLEIIDILARGRWGHHPSRSRLSSPALRGKATWFALPNPRTRIARCRRHARTPVGEAQAAKVLRSLLVQRGMNRFTVRHEPGVSVLSAEDDLTVRCEGGTFRWHARTGECGELPVADITEVCEQLVRLSEAMDDVHVV
- a CDS encoding DUF5753 domain-containing protein; amino-acid sequence: MSEAYGATIAKRALARRLRELRLETGYTANQVCDRLNWGRGKVGRFEANNWVRPELSDIRDLARIYEGSDLAELEALANRARERAWWREYADVFDNEFPGFEGDAASIRVIMPLVLPGLLQTLPYMQALLASGSRPAEWRERALRARLRRQQILERDDGTAPELIAVITEASLLYEWGDPADRRAQLRHLLTMGARSNVELRLLRLSDGLHPGMATLVNIFRFPGDEPPMVFLENDADIQEIDTPGKVEAYDRIFEQIRAAALSPDDTAEHLEKMIATLE
- a CDS encoding MBL fold metallo-hydrolase; this encodes MKTAPDLALRQLTMQFVGNATTLLRCGPFTLLTDPNFLRRGQRAYLGKGLFTKRLTEPALRIEELPLLDAVVLSHLHGDHWDRVARARLDRGLPVVTTPAAARRLQGRQRFRHAVGLRTWESHTLVKKGAMLRVTALPGRHARGPAKMILPPVMGSLLEFGPVTGEIQFRLYITGDTLMFDGIQQIARRYRDIDLAVLHLGGTKLPGGLIVTMDAAQGADLLETIRPGNAVPVHFDDYTVFSSSLDDFRRELERRGSAADVTYVDRGETHTFTPA
- a CDS encoding DUF397 domain-containing protein; this encodes MRKPTVAELGVDPDTLDWKRSGTGEGVIEVAFVGEWTLLRTSGDLISVFDEHEWACFLDGVKKGEFDHAAS
- a CDS encoding SAM-dependent methyltransferase yields the protein MSEIEQAPPGVDITIPSPARMYDYYLGGTDNYEVDRKAAEAIREKMPELEDAAWANRGFLQRSVRWLAEHGVRQFLDIGAGLPTMNNTHDAAQAVAPDAKVVYVDNDPIVQIHANALLEGVTGTAFITADFRDIDSVLGHEDTLATIDFDKPVALLLLAVTHFMPDEDDPWGLIRQYMDRFVPGSYLALSSATTDRQSEKAVGAINETYARSTSSAHMRTREEIERFFDGLEIVPPWQGAEPKLVYFGEWGAEDPEAADSDGSRWGYCAVAKKTE
- a CDS encoding FAD-dependent monooxygenase is translated as MTAANTALVIGGGIAGPATAMALRKAGIEATVYEAYPSAADGVGVTLTIAPNGLAALRTIGAEDAVLGLGQPLTRSRMYDGRGGRLGEMPGLAGLPPSRGLWRHELCRALLETAEAQGVRVEYGKRLVDAEDSADGVTARFADGTSETADVLVGADGIRSAVRRLVDPAAPEPHASRLLNFGAAADIAVPADRESAYFVFGARGFFGYWVQPDDRTAWFANLPHERPLSAAEARATSKADWLARLRDLYAEDTPCRDVLAHTKADDLVVLGSMESMPKLPTWHRGRMVLVGDAAHAPSSSTGQGASLAVESAVQLARCLRDLPDARSAFTAYERLRRARVEKVIDRGERTNGSKTLGPVAKKMMKLMMPLMTRTFLSPERMLGAEQRYAIDWDAPVAAPEKAAV
- a CDS encoding DUF397 domain-containing protein — its product is MDLSQARWFKATASASSNGGCVEVADLGTATGLRDSRTPEAGAHVVARSAFASFLADVRAGRYDR